In Bacteroidota bacterium, the following are encoded in one genomic region:
- a CDS encoding glycosyltransferase family 2 protein, with the protein MTSISIIVPVFNEARTIRQVIERIRAADTCGLEKDIILVDDASTDETPVILASLNDRSIRIFTHQKNRGKGAAIRTGISQATGDLILIQDADLEYHPREYPSLLAPILSDDADVVYGSRFMGGSAHRVLYFWHYVGNQFLTFVSNMFTNLNLSDMETCYKVFRREKIQSIRLRENRFGFEPEVTAKISKIRGIRIYEVGISYFGRSYEEGKKIGWKDGIRAFYCIIRYNVFPG; encoded by the coding sequence ATGACATCCATCAGCATCATCGTACCGGTTTTCAACGAGGCCCGAACCATTCGTCAGGTTATTGAAAGAATTCGTGCAGCCGACACCTGTGGACTGGAAAAGGACATTATTCTGGTGGATGATGCATCAACCGATGAAACGCCCGTTATTCTGGCGTCGCTGAATGATCGGTCCATCCGGATTTTCACTCATCAGAAAAACCGTGGAAAAGGGGCCGCTATCCGAACCGGAATCAGCCAGGCCACCGGTGACCTGATTCTCATTCAGGATGCCGATCTGGAATACCATCCCCGGGAATATCCTTCCCTGCTTGCACCTATTTTATCAGACGATGCCGATGTCGTGTATGGGTCAAGATTCATGGGTGGTTCAGCCCACCGGGTGCTGTATTTCTGGCATTATGTTGGAAACCAGTTTCTGACCTTTGTTTCCAACATGTTCACCAATCTGAATCTGTCCGACATGGAAACCTGTTATAAAGTATTCCGAAGGGAGAAAATTCAATCTATCCGCCTGCGGGAAAACCGCTTTGGTTTTGAACCGGAGGTCACTGCCAAAATCAGTAAGATCCGTGGAATCCGCATTTATGAAGTGGGCATTTCCTACTTTGGCCGCAGCTATGAGGAAGGGAAAAAAATCGGATGGAAGGATGGAATCCGGGCGTTTTACTGCATCATCCGGTACAATGTTTTTCCCGGATGA